In Xenorhabdus poinarii G6, the following are encoded in one genomic region:
- a CDS encoding MFS transporter, whose translation MSRYQDGYQYRLGASLTLLAFAQLIISLDINIVFVALPEIGKGLGFSGQTLQWVVSAYTVFCGGFMLFGGRAADLLGQRRMFIGALWLYAVSSLIGGMAWRPEVIIAARAVQGIGGAFLFPATLSLINRLFREGPERNRALAVWGGAGASGLTLGSLAGGLLTNYLGWSSVFYVNVLLAGIAIIAAFIVIPADPIRHEKRSFDLPGALTVTAASTLLVFSLVQGPEYGWGAPVIKYALFLALVSFIMFIIIESKSSDPLMPLHLFRNKNLVAGVTVTFIYMGTFGALPYFETVLFQNVMHYNALETGLAFIIPSVSIFIGTQAGARLANAMGTRNAIITGCIIGIVGTLLMLPGASVSSSYKSILIGLVISGLGQGIVWTAMWIAAATGVDHSEQGIASGMASTTLNVGNAIGLAILIALATSVTQRDISESEIVFLAASTWYAFLYAAIGMVLALFMAMTLPRRKMATSY comes from the coding sequence ATGTCTAGGTATCAAGATGGCTATCAGTATCGGTTGGGAGCAAGTCTAACTTTACTCGCATTTGCTCAATTGATAATTTCTTTAGATATCAATATCGTATTTGTTGCACTTCCCGAAATAGGAAAAGGACTTGGTTTTTCTGGCCAGACGCTTCAATGGGTTGTCAGCGCTTATACAGTTTTTTGTGGTGGTTTCATGCTCTTTGGTGGTCGGGCAGCAGATTTACTCGGTCAGCGTCGAATGTTCATTGGTGCTTTGTGGCTCTATGCAGTTTCTTCTTTGATTGGAGGTATGGCCTGGCGTCCTGAAGTGATTATTGCCGCCCGGGCAGTTCAAGGGATAGGAGGGGCTTTCCTTTTCCCTGCCACTCTTTCTCTCATTAACCGATTATTCCGTGAAGGCCCTGAGCGAAACAGAGCGTTGGCAGTGTGGGGAGGTGCAGGCGCGAGTGGATTAACACTCGGTTCACTGGCCGGGGGGCTTCTAACAAATTATCTAGGCTGGTCTTCAGTATTTTATGTGAATGTTCTGTTAGCTGGTATAGCGATCATTGCCGCTTTCATCGTTATTCCTGCTGATCCAATCAGGCATGAGAAGCGCAGTTTTGATCTTCCTGGCGCATTAACTGTCACCGCTGCATCCACGCTTTTAGTCTTTTCGCTTGTACAAGGACCAGAATATGGTTGGGGAGCGCCTGTTATTAAGTACGCTCTGTTTTTGGCTCTGGTAAGTTTCATCATGTTCATCATCATCGAATCAAAATCCAGTGACCCGTTAATGCCGTTGCACCTTTTCCGTAATAAAAATTTGGTTGCAGGCGTTACCGTGACTTTCATTTATATGGGAACATTTGGCGCTTTACCCTATTTCGAAACAGTCCTGTTCCAGAATGTGATGCATTACAACGCACTTGAGACTGGTCTAGCATTTATTATTCCTTCCGTATCTATTTTTATAGGAACTCAGGCTGGAGCCCGGCTTGCGAACGCCATGGGAACGAGGAATGCCATTATTACTGGCTGTATTATTGGTATTGTTGGAACATTATTAATGCTGCCTGGAGCATCAGTCTCCTCTTCTTATAAATCTATTCTGATTGGTTTGGTTATTTCAGGCTTAGGGCAGGGAATTGTTTGGACAGCAATGTGGATCGCAGCTGCAACAGGTGTTGATCATAGTGAACAAGGAATTGCATCAGGTATGGCATCAACAACACTTAATGTTGGGAATGCCATTGGTTTAGCGATTCTAATTGCTCTGGCTACAAGTGTCACTCAGAGGGATATATCAGAAAGTGAAATTGTTTTTCTGGCGGCAAGTACATGGTATGCATTCCTATATGCCGCAATAGGTATGGTACTGGCGTTATTCATGGCAATGACCTTACCCAGAAGAAAGATGGCAACATCATATTGA
- the tctD gene encoding transcriptional regulator TctD yields the protein MRLLLVEDHPDLSHWLQKALNNAGFVVDLAEDGIVADQLLQTEHYTLLILDIALPRLDGLSLLSRLRKRGQNLPVLLLTAKTDVSDRVKGLNSGADDYLTKPFDFQELEARIRALLRRGTAITQEGQKFGSLSYEDEGYFVLNNVPLALTPRELSVLTTLFHRRGRPVSKQQLFEQVFSLSDEANPQSIELYVHRLRKKLLNSDVEIRTLRGLGYRLEQLAS from the coding sequence ATGCGCCTGTTATTGGTTGAAGATCATCCTGACTTATCACATTGGTTGCAAAAAGCACTGAATAACGCGGGATTTGTCGTTGACCTGGCTGAAGATGGTATTGTGGCAGATCAACTTTTGCAGACTGAACATTATACGTTATTGATTTTGGATATTGCGTTGCCCAGACTGGATGGCCTGTCTCTGCTATCACGCTTGCGTAAACGAGGGCAAAACTTACCCGTCTTGTTATTGACGGCCAAAACAGATGTTTCGGATCGGGTGAAGGGGTTAAATTCGGGGGCTGACGATTACCTGACCAAGCCGTTTGATTTTCAGGAGCTGGAAGCCCGTATTCGCGCCTTGTTGCGGCGTGGTACTGCGATAACGCAAGAGGGGCAGAAATTCGGGTCATTATCTTATGAAGATGAAGGGTATTTCGTCTTGAATAATGTCCCTTTGGCACTGACCCCCAGAGAATTATCGGTTTTAACCACGCTTTTTCATCGTCGAGGACGTCCGGTCTCTAAACAGCAATTATTTGAGCAGGTGTTTTCACTATCAGATGAGGCGAACCCACAAAGCATCGAATTGTATGTCCATCGATTGCGGAAGAAACTCCTCAACAGCGATGTAGAGATCAGAACATTACGCGGGTTAGGATATCGGCTGGAGCAACTGGCATCATGA
- a CDS encoding sensor histidine kinase, producing the protein MTYLKIPPSLFHQLLLFFGIPLLLLYCASVYSQYVSVKNAAMLAYDRTLLASARTVAERLTVRDQRLIVDVPYVVLDNFERNTNDRLYYQVISPEGKTISGYDDLPPIPQDIQRSPLYTALAYFYDAEYQGQPIRVVGLYQPINEGGIMGMARILVAETVISRQYMAYQLLLSSLINQGAVVLLTLILAYILLKLLLKPLRKLSGVMIRRAANDLTPLPNILLWSEISPLLQALNRYIERLKFMVGRQERFSADASHQLRTPLTVLKMQVAVARSDQNQAQRDNILASIDKSLDNMILLTDRLLRLSQLKAHAQEAIPDYQPVNIVALLQQACLSRLPQAESKGIDLGYEGENVLWIKGDPLLLTEMCANLLDNAIKYTPPMGVVTARVSIMADNKHGCLEIDDSGSGIDQENIHQSLMAFHRLDNAAGLEGAGLGLTLVKEISLYHGATLQLLPSEILGGLRVRIIFRLSARERGT; encoded by the coding sequence ATGACGTACCTGAAAATACCACCGTCGTTATTCCACCAATTGTTGTTGTTCTTCGGGATTCCATTATTGTTACTGTACTGTGCTTCTGTTTATAGCCAATATGTCAGTGTAAAAAACGCAGCAATGTTGGCTTATGATAGAACACTACTGGCATCAGCAAGAACCGTCGCTGAACGTTTAACCGTCCGGGATCAGCGCTTGATTGTCGATGTGCCTTATGTTGTTTTAGACAATTTCGAACGAAATACGAATGATCGCTTGTACTATCAAGTGATATCGCCGGAAGGAAAAACGATTTCTGGCTATGATGACCTTCCCCCAATCCCGCAGGATATTCAGCGTTCACCTTTGTATACCGCATTGGCTTATTTTTATGATGCGGAATATCAGGGGCAACCTATACGTGTCGTTGGCTTGTATCAGCCCATCAATGAAGGCGGTATCATGGGAATGGCGCGGATATTAGTGGCTGAAACGGTGATTTCCCGCCAATATATGGCCTATCAATTATTGTTATCTTCGCTGATTAATCAGGGCGCCGTCGTATTACTGACATTGATCCTGGCTTATATTCTGCTCAAGCTATTGCTCAAACCCTTGCGAAAACTGTCAGGTGTGATGATTCGCCGCGCCGCGAATGATCTGACACCCTTGCCCAATATTTTACTATGGTCTGAAATTTCTCCGTTGCTTCAAGCGCTTAATCGATATATTGAAAGGCTGAAATTCATGGTCGGACGTCAAGAACGATTCAGTGCAGATGCTTCTCATCAATTGAGAACACCGTTAACGGTATTAAAAATGCAGGTTGCGGTCGCTCGCAGTGATCAAAATCAAGCACAGCGGGATAACATACTGGCGTCGATTGATAAGAGTCTGGATAACATGATCTTGCTGACCGATCGCTTACTGCGGCTTTCTCAGCTCAAGGCGCATGCACAAGAAGCCATCCCCGATTATCAGCCAGTCAATATCGTGGCGCTATTGCAACAGGCTTGTTTGTCCCGCTTACCGCAGGCAGAAAGTAAAGGTATTGACCTGGGCTATGAAGGCGAAAATGTATTGTGGATCAAAGGGGACCCGCTGTTATTAACGGAAATGTGCGCCAATTTATTGGACAATGCCATCAAATATACCCCGCCAATGGGGGTAGTGACTGCTAGAGTCAGCATCATGGCAGATAACAAACACGGCTGCCTGGAAATTGATGATTCAGGATCGGGTATCGATCAGGAAAATATTCATCAATCGTTGATGGCGTTTCATCGTTTAGATAATGCTGCCGGGCTGGAGGGGGCAGGATTGGGGCTGACTCTTGTTAAAGAAATCAGCCTGTATCATGGTGCGACGCTTCAGCTATTACCCAGTGAAATATTGGGGGGATTACGGGTGCGGATTATATTCAGGCTTTCTGCGCGTGAGCGGGGTACGTAA
- a CDS encoding DMT family transporter: MKNLLFPLIAVLIWSINAVVSKAAATVIEPAAIAFYRWFIAFLVLTPFVLLPVLRQRKRIAHYWWKLLILGSLGMVLNQSLAYYAAHTVSATIIGIFTSLIPLLTVIISLFALRVTPTVGITLGTVLSLFGLTWLVSKGEPASLLQHGMGIGEVMMLIAAASYALYGVLTKRWAIPLANWHSLYVQIGFGVLLLLPNFMMSDNIQLTNDNISLVLFAGIPASVIAPYLWIQGVIRIGANMTSIFMNLAPVLTAVIAILVLHEKMHSYHIIGGSIVLVGVILAQQLRTPLTRRKPEYNPHP; this comes from the coding sequence ATGAAGAATTTATTATTCCCCCTCATCGCTGTCCTGATTTGGTCAATCAATGCCGTTGTCAGTAAAGCGGCAGCCACTGTGATTGAACCCGCCGCCATTGCTTTCTATCGCTGGTTCATTGCCTTTCTGGTCTTAACACCTTTTGTTTTATTACCCGTCCTGCGCCAACGAAAAAGGATCGCTCACTATTGGTGGAAATTATTGATTCTGGGATCACTGGGCATGGTGCTTAATCAAAGCCTGGCGTATTACGCCGCTCATACTGTCAGTGCAACCATCATCGGCATTTTCACTTCCCTCATTCCATTACTGACCGTCATTATTAGTCTCTTCGCTTTACGGGTCACGCCGACTGTTGGTATCACTCTTGGCACGGTATTGTCTTTGTTCGGCCTCACCTGGCTGGTCAGTAAAGGAGAACCTGCTTCCCTATTGCAACATGGTATGGGGATCGGTGAAGTCATGATGTTGATTGCCGCAGCCTCTTATGCTTTATATGGCGTTTTAACAAAACGTTGGGCTATTCCATTAGCTAACTGGCACTCACTCTATGTACAAATTGGATTTGGGGTTTTATTGCTGCTGCCCAATTTCATGATGTCAGACAATATTCAGTTAACAAACGATAATATTTCCCTTGTGCTATTTGCCGGTATCCCGGCATCCGTTATTGCCCCCTATTTATGGATACAGGGCGTCATTCGCATTGGCGCAAATATGACGTCTATTTTTATGAACCTGGCACCGGTATTAACGGCCGTCATTGCGATTCTGGTTCTCCATGAAAAGATGCACAGTTATCACATTATCGGGGGAAGTATTGTGCTGGTGGGCGTTATTCTGGCTCAACAATTACGTACCCCGCTCACGCGCAGAAAGCCTGAATATAATCCGCACCCGTAA
- the pdxB gene encoding 4-phosphoerythronate dehydrogenase PdxB, giving the protein MKILVDENMPYAEQLFQQLGEVQAIPGRPVPAGVLEDADAFMVRSVTKVNESLLQGSSVKFVGTATAGMDHVDQPWLIQAGIGFSAAPGCNAIAVVEYVFSALMLLAEQDQFQLKDKTVGIVGVGNVGGRLADRLAALGVKTLLCDPPRADRGDEGEFWPLDKLVNEADILTFHTPLNPSGPYQTYHLADAELLAALPDNRILINASRGEVVDNQALLSILQKGKKLRVVLDVWEPEPNLSLPLLALVDIATPHIAGYTLEGKARGTTQVFEAYCEFLGQPRKTALADLLPTPDFSQVTVRGEVTQRVLKRLIHLVYDVRRDDAPLRQVADQEGAFDQLRKHYPERREWSSLTVQCDSVESAQLLSKIGFNAKVI; this is encoded by the coding sequence GTGAAAATTTTGGTTGATGAAAATATGCCTTATGCTGAACAACTCTTTCAGCAATTGGGTGAAGTACAGGCAATTCCGGGACGTCCAGTGCCGGCCGGGGTTTTGGAAGATGCCGATGCCTTTATGGTTCGCTCTGTCACTAAAGTCAATGAATCCTTATTGCAGGGTAGTTCGGTAAAATTTGTGGGAACCGCCACCGCGGGAATGGATCATGTCGATCAGCCGTGGTTGATTCAGGCCGGGATTGGTTTTTCCGCCGCCCCCGGATGTAATGCCATCGCCGTCGTTGAGTATGTTTTTTCAGCGCTGATGCTATTGGCTGAACAAGATCAATTTCAGCTCAAGGATAAAACCGTCGGTATTGTTGGTGTTGGCAATGTTGGCGGGCGCCTGGCCGACCGTCTGGCGGCTTTAGGTGTGAAGACATTATTGTGCGATCCACCCCGCGCCGATCGGGGTGATGAAGGCGAATTTTGGCCTTTAGACAAATTGGTGAACGAAGCGGATATTCTGACTTTTCATACCCCACTGAATCCATCTGGCCCATACCAGACCTATCATTTAGCGGATGCAGAATTACTTGCTGCATTACCGGATAACCGTATTTTAATCAATGCCAGCCGAGGGGAAGTGGTTGATAATCAGGCATTACTCTCCATACTGCAAAAGGGGAAAAAATTACGTGTCGTGCTGGATGTTTGGGAGCCTGAGCCTAATCTTTCTTTACCTTTGTTGGCCTTAGTGGATATTGCTACCCCCCATATTGCGGGTTATACCCTGGAAGGCAAAGCACGGGGAACAACCCAGGTTTTTGAAGCCTATTGTGAATTTCTGGGGCAACCCCGTAAGACGGCGCTGGCTGATCTGTTGCCGACGCCCGATTTCAGTCAGGTGACGGTGCGGGGAGAGGTGACACAACGCGTTCTCAAGCGTTTGATACATTTAGTGTATGATGTGCGCCGTGATGATGCACCCTTACGTCAGGTTGCAGATCAAGAGGGCGCTTTTGATCAGTTACGTAAGCACTATCCGGAACGTCGGGAATGGTCTTCATTGACCGTGCAGTGTGACTCAGTCGAGAGCGCTCAATTACTGTCCAAAATTGGATTTAATGCAAAAGTGATTTAA